ATAATATtattctcattactatcctgaaatttgacactAGTCCAAGtcaatgtatttccggagaattcACGCTAAATAGTGGCTACCACTTCAGACTTCTGGGCAGGCAACCAGCTATGAATAAACACTCCTTTTTCTCCactcacaatcatgacaatgaaaCACTTGGATTCTTACAACATACTAGTCCGAGGTggtctgacgataacactccaaTCGCCATGCAAATTTGCAATCTACGTTTATAAGTGTAGTGGGCCAGTGGGACAATGGAACCGCTACGTGAAAGAGCTAACAACATACTTAACAAATTTCAGCATGGATTCAGACGAGGCCATTCCTGTGACTCATATCACAACTTAGACAAACTATGCATGACCTTTTCTTAAGTTGACAAACTCATTCAGACCGACATCTTTCAGATGAAACTATCAAAAGTTGTTGATCTATACTTCATGTGGGAAAAAAAGGATGTTAAATGACGAATTTTATCTAGTCCGAGATCTATACTAAaaaattggtcccatttggatacaaacttgtaattttttggcaacttttttccaattttttaaaaatcaaccacaaatgattgcagtacttcactctaggtcaagggactctcaaAATCcgcgaaatatttttttaaaaaaccgcaattttaaattttaaatttttttttaatgatggtacatgtagcacttgatgttaggtccagggactctccaaataaaataaaattgcgtattcttagcagccctaattTAGCCACTGGCCCTGGCCAGTAGTTTTCTCATAGGGCCAGGAGGTTTTCTGTCTGGGTGTGGGTGGGCCAGTAGGGATTTTGGCATAAGTATGAATTTATTATGTTGCATTTACAAAACAACAAATCCTGGCCCGTGGATTTGCCCTTTGGCCTGCTGATTATTATTATTGCTCCTTATGTCTACTCCTGACGTACCAGGGGGAGATTTGGAGTctgttaatattaattttattttacggCATACACAGGATGTGACAAGATTTTCATTAtgctcattattatcattatttgacAAATTTACTTATTGCACTTTAATACTTCTTATCGTTTCAGATTATATTATGTGTGTATCCCTCTCCTGTGTGATGACTTGACCACACCAGTAGTACCAAGACACTAAAAGACGAGACTTCAAAAGAAGAAACATGGAATAATTATATTGTTTGTCTGTAAAGCTACAAAAAGAAGTCAATCGTATGTGTTGAAAAGCTACATTGTGTGTAGAGGTACTCCGCAATAACATGGAAAAAGACTAAAACTTTGAAAGAAGACACTAGTAAAAACATGACATTTGATTATCACATGGAACAATTGTGTAGTTTGTTTATAAAGCTGCATAAGAAAAGGTTCATCGGGCTTCCCAGGAGATCTGGTGTCTGTTCAGTTGATGCAGAGTCTAGATAAGAGGTGTAACAGTACAATGGAAAAGGACTCGCTGCATGTGATGGAAGAGAAGTTTGCTGTTGAGAAGAATTGCAGTGTGTAATGCTGTGAGTCTCAAGGTGCTTGTAATGTGGAAGCAGCGGAAAGATCTAACCAAAGAACATGATGACAAGTATGTTAGTACCATGGAAGATGActcttcccatgtggtgaaaGAGAAGTCTGTTGATGGTAAATCTCTAGGTGCATGTAATATGGAAGCAGATCAGCAGAAAGATCTAAACAAGGAACAAGATGAGCGTCGCTCTGAGTCAGATGGTAGTATGAATAATAACAAAGTCGCAGATGAAAatgattccaaaaacattttggatgCTGCTAGTAGCAGCATGGGTTGCCTTGATGATGGACTCGTAGATATACCGATAAACAAATCAGGAATGGAAGGAGAGACCTTATGTAATCTCCCAGTTCATGAAAAGCAAAGTGAGAGCAGTCTGCATGATGATAAGGAAGTTCTGTGCTTGATAAAGTCAAGTCAAATCAGTAAAAACAATCGGACAGTTAAAGCAGCTCATCATGATGTTCCCGAAGAAGTTCATTGTGCAGTTTCTGATTCTGATGCACTTTTGCAAAAATTACCCAAAGGACATTCCAAAGAAAACCCAGATTTAGCAGCTGAAGAAAGTttgaaagaacaaaataaagcaactgtggtaaaaacacatgagcatgGATTGGAAGCTGGTGTCCAGAAAAGTGTGATAAACATTTACATAACATGGACAGATAATGAAACCGGAGACAACACTGCATTGAAATGGAGTCATCAAAGCTGTGATGTATGTTGCTGTAACTTCACAGCATGGAAAGAGCATGTTGTGAAGGAACATGGAGCATTAGAAGAAAAATCTTCAAGGAAGTTGCGGATACCAAAAAAAGTAGTAAAAACTGGCCCCCTGATATAGATTCGTCGCTTCTAAATATATCTGTACCAGCACTTGTAAGTTTAAATTCAAGAAGCAGAGAAAACTTATATAGTGAAAATGAAGAGAAGTCGTCACAAAGCAAGCGAGATAAGCGTCCAGAAATGTCAGTATCGAGCCTACATAACAAGGAAACTTGGGTACCACACAGAAGAAAACTTGGTAGACCTAAGAAACGTGTCATCAAAGAAGAAATGccaagtgatacactaccgttGCCGATCAAACGAAAACGAGGTCGGCCTAAAAAGATAGAATACAAAGATTATGATGATGTTAATGTTAATCCAGAGTATGTACCTGAAGGACAAAGACATATTCCTCCAAAGAAACCAATTCATTATAAGCCTGCTAAAGTGTACGCATGTAGTCAAGAAAATTGTGGTATAATGTTCAACAAGTGGAAAGAATGCAAAGCCCATGAAAGAAACGTTCATGGCAATGAAATGTTTAGGTGCAATATTCAGGGGTGCAGAAAGATGTTTAAAACTACTTACTGGAGAGACCAACATCAAAGCACACATGAAGCGCAAATAAAAAGACGCAAAGAAGGATACAAGTGCGGGTATGAGGGGTGCGAAAGAACGTTCATAACACAGAACAAAATGCATCGACATCAGAGGACACACACTGCTGAAAAGGCAATTCATTATTGTCCGATTTGTTCAATGAAGTTCATCAGCCGAAAGCGTGTTAACAAACACATAAAGACCCATAATGAAAGGACCCACCTCTGTGATGAGTGTGATAAAGCTTTCAAAACTCAGAAGGCGTTGGATAGACACAAGCGCCTCCACACAGGGCAAGGGTTATTGGTTTGCCAATTCTGTGGTAAGAAAGTGAGTGGAAAATGTAGTCTGGATCGCCACGAAAGACTTCATACAGGGGAGAAACCGTATAAGTGTGAATTTTGTGACAAAGGATTTGTTTCTAGCGGTTCGTTACAGAGACACAAACAAGAGCACACTGGTTACCAGTTTGTTTGCGCACAATGTGGACATAAGTTTAGATGTAAAAGCAATCTTCTTGAGCATGAAAGAAGTCATACCGGTGCTACACCGTACCATTGTAAACAATGCGGAAAATATTTTCGCTGGGCCGGTAACTTACGGATGCACAAACAAAGGCTACATTCCGATAAAAGCTTCATATGCAAGGTTTGTAGCAAGGCATTTTCCACAGCTCAAAATCTTGCGAATCACAAAGTTGTCCACACAGGGGAACGTAATTATGAGTGCAAATACTGTCACAAACGATTTGGCACTAGCTGTACTAGATCACGACATGTCAGACAGGTTCATTTGGGTATGAAACGAGGTCATCAAGGGAAAGGAAAAAAAGTTGGAGATGAGGTCAAGAGGTCACAGCAGGTGAAACAAAATAGAGAAAATCCTAAAAATGTGGTAACTAGTACCGATATGAAAGCCGAAAGTGAGCCACATGGGAGCAGTGGTCGTAGAGTGCAGGTTCCAGAGACATTTGTAGGGGGATTACCTCTTATGATGGTACCACTCAGACCTGATCACAGCAGACATACTGGCACGCAACCTCATCATCAGGCACATGGAGATCCAAGTCGATCAGATTTTTACTCAATGGTAGATTCATTTATTCAGTTTTCTAAAGAACACTAAACTCGGATGTCAGGAATATAATATAACCAAGAACTGATAAGgcagagtaaaaaataaaacctgTTTCTCATCCTCTcccacttccttttttgaggccgcttcaaatttcttattatattttaaaattcatttataacttttgaagagatgtctaggaagttgagatgctttctacaGCCTAAGGTACtgtttttatatacatgtacaggggGCTTACCTACCAGAACAGTAGAATAAAGGAGGTCTCCTTATTCAGGCATTTTTCTAAACATTAAATACAGGGCCAAATAGGTAACTtttcgataaaaaataaaaagctccTCCTCCGTCTGAAAACCGGGACAAGaaacatggttttatttttactcagcttaagggctggggtatgaacgtttggacagtatttattctgggacattagagcacatcagacatatcaattgcattctgaatacgaagaatgtcattctgatatcaaataattttgatttttgaaattagcaatttaatacacattttatggcaaatcattaaaattgatatttaacagtacttgaagtaaactttataaatctgatgatttatacttaaagtgtatgtaggtgggatgaaaagccgacgatcaattgaaaattttgatctttcttattgaagatatggatttttttttcccaaaacaccaacaaaaattaggtctttttgggaaaaaatccatatcttcaatatgaaaggtcaaaattttcaattgaccgtcggctttttcctcctgctacatacactttaagaatatatcattagatttatataatttaccgaggactgttatatatcaaaatttgaaaaatatcaaatttttataatttgtcataaaatttgtatgatattgtgattttttaaaaatgaaaattatttgatatcagaaagacatgcttcagattcagaatgcaattcgataggtctgaggtgctctcatgtcccacaaaaaatactgttaaaacgttaataaacgctcattttggatcccttaatccaAGCTAAGGCGAACGgatttgtactcatttaaatatGTAATTATTCAGTTTTGTCTTGTGAAAGCTAGCAAGACTGACTTTGTTATTGGGCTTACTCAGATaccaaaaaacccaaattttcatTATACATATACCGCATATAGAGTACGGTAATAATGTTAATATTTAAGgtcagcaactattttaaactcttGCGATTTcaattggtagttcacagcatcttcagaatggtagtgagctttggcaatgtttgcattgatcaattcatagcgagtgtgtagaagaattcaaatatcacagatattcttttgaaggtcctgtggttcttgagtttagTGGGCTGAAACAactcttttgtaaaacgtacgtaactcattttaaacaacaataaatcaagcaagttttcaaagtatatgatttgtagaataaactacTGCTGATGCATGTATTCATGAAGTGGCTATCTATCAactgtattaatgaagtagctatagccatctactgctgatacaagtattgatgaagtactggtAGCTATTGTTATCTATTGCTGAATCTGAtatgtactgatgaagtagctagttaTCCTACTGCTGATACATGTACTGATGAAGGAGCTATCTATCCACTGCTGATGTATTGATGAAGGAactacctatctactgctggttcatgtattcatgaagtagctatcaactgctgatacatcatacatgtatattgatgaaggagctagctatctactgctgataaaggtactAATGAAGTACTGGTAGCTATCTATCTACATGTATTAACGGCTGATACATgtattaaagggcatatctattgcaaaaacaagttaactccattcgaagagaataagtattacattacaagttgacactcaaGTCACTCATTGCAATTTTAATGCGTATTTCTTGACATGCTTTTACAGTTTGTAGATTTCATAGAATGccagaacaaaataaaataaataaaataatcatgatTTATTGGTAACGTTTATTGTTATGTCTTAAAATGAGTGGTGCTGATTGTCAAGAAGAGAGTTTATCAGATATAGGCTAAAAAATGCTCCATATTGAAACATGATAATCCTAATTATTGTGCTACCCTTAACAAGTCAGTTACTTTGTTGACATCCCTGAGCAAGTTTTGGTACTTTATTGTCTGTGAATTTGTTTAGTCTTGGCTACAATCGGCAAAAAAAACACGTTGGTACAAGTTGTTCAACAATTCTAATCCTGTCCAGGCTGGACTATTTTTCCCTCCTTAAAATAGTATATCCCAGAAAGACATTGCCCgtcttaaagtcccattcagaagaaaacagcagtattgacgaagtagatacctatctactgctgatagaagtagaagcagtggcgtagctgcaggggggcaattgcctaTTTTGGCCcctgccccctagtgcaaggaaaaaaggagggagaaagaggaaaagagagagggggggggggggagaagagGGGctgagagatggagaatccatacgatatgcaataccatacgactATTATCAataatcccagctacgccgctgagtggaagccccattcaaatacaattTACTGTCAggttataaattacagattcatgtaaaatgccttagttattttgtcttaaaaatacacggctttcggctgaaccactagcaggttatgtaagcacatctatgacaatgacaaaggtaccaaaatctgatttttaacGATCGTCCGtacgagcaaatcactgaatgggccagcAAGGGAATTTAATAGGTTTTCAAACATCCCCCCCtccatatttttcttgccccctccccagTTTGCTCCCTCCCCACTTTCAGCCTTAAaaaccaaaattatgaaaaaaattggacccccaaaaaaaattcattGTGCCACCACAGGTTGTAAATATCCCGAACTGAACAAATGAATTTTTCAATTCAAGTTGTATACCGGGGTTGTATATCACGTGCACAAGGACGTTCAGGGGGTAAAATTCCCGTTTAGGGGTGTTATTTGCTCAAAAGGCAAATCGTGTTAAGGGTAGATATGTTTTAAAAGCCCCCCCAGTTTGCTCCCTCCCCCCCTTTCAGCCTTAAAAAaccaaattatgaaaatttttaTGGCAATTTTACACAATTTCTTTCGAccccaccccccccaaaaaaaaatcctggtgccacaAAATCTCTGGTAAATGCATGTGTACATTGTGAAAATTGAGGCCCCCTGGGACATAGCTGTACTGAATCTACATAGCTTTGACTAGTAACATACACTGGTGCTGCAAAAATCGAAGgcattagggggctggcattctcttcggaaggggggggggtcccaaatatactggggttaTAAAGTTTTGGAAATAAgaataggggggggggtcataaagttttggatgaccaaaatgtagggagtcataagatgaccacagatagtgtatgtttattttattcaaaagactgatttcaacaCAATGTTTAAGGGGTAATGTGTATCGGGGGGGTTGTTGCTGAAATAGGAGGCAGTCACAATTTAATTGAACCAGGGCCTAGCACTTCcctgattaaagccatattaaaacATTTGCTAAGGAAGACGGCctcattatttttcaaaattctttttttttataaacaggATTAGCCTCCTATATTGTACTTAATTAAACCAAAATACCCTGTAAATATCAAGACCCTAGATGCTGTagtagtttggtcaaaatccgagcctattttgaataaaacgcaggaaccgtcattttattattatgatggaaatattagtcgaacgcatacgcgatgctCATAACACAGTTTGCACATGTGTGCTGGACGGTGCACGGTGATCTACaaaacaaaggatcgtaccggtTTACGACCGAAGGAATTATACGTATTGGCGACTGAtggtaaattccaattttattttctttgccttagttgttcggctcaaaattaaaaggggatatatctgaaagtaaaagctaacattttatggcaaagaaatactattactatactaatctattttgtatgaaaatgattaggggtggtgcaataattatgtgtacctacCCCGGGGTGgatggggggcaaagattttggcaggccaaaaggggggcaagcatttttggcaggtcgaaagggaggtcaagcgattttggcaggtcgaaagggggggcaagcgatttttggcacagatattttgggcaccgttttggGCACCGCCCTAAAAAGGTAGGAAAaccgttaggaacacgttcaaatgtgcaaaatttcctgctcgctgcgctcgcaaataTATgctaagacaatttaaggttttaaatttgggttctcaaaaatcttgcatgtggaaggggggggcaaagatttttggcacatcgaaagggggcCAAAGGTTTTTTGGAATGTCGAAAgggggggaaaagattttttggcacggccagagtggggggggcaagcgatttttggcagaccattttgagaattcaccacccctggggtacacataattattgcaccacccctcataATAATGATGTTCCTGATAGTGAGTCAACACattctttttaaaggaatttttatatgAGTGATAAGCCATGTTTTTGAGCTGGCAACCCACCCATGGACAAATCAGCAACAACAACAAGCAGCCAGCGAAGCAGCTGCAGTGTGGACCAATTTAGCTAAATTTTGGGGAGCTGTGTTTACTATTTTTGCGGAAAAAACTGTTTTTTGTTCTTTAGTGTTGTGGTCTTTGCTGCTGCATTACTGTATAATGCATAGTCGACAGAATCCAGGTAATACATGGGCATTATGCATTAAAGGAACAACAAACGTATGCAGATATAAATTGATGTGAGGAAgcttaaaatcatgaaaattgctATTAAACCTAAAACCGTTCATGGATGTATGGGGGCCCTTTTGGGGGGGTGAATGGTGATGCAAGGGGAGCCTGATGCAAACGGGGGCCTGAAAATGTTTATCCCTCTGAATATATCACCTAAATTTTTCTTGTAGAACATGAGTTTTCACTATTTCCAGTGCGGTGGGGTTGACGTTGATGTTCATTCCATGGTGGCCAAAAAGGGAAAGGGCCCTATTCACTCGGttggacatccgggaacattgtccccttcgtttCCTTTGCACAAgagcgcgcatagcaaccagctcgagaaagggaacTGCACACATGCGCTCACTGtatttgtgacgtcagcccgaccaagagaataataAGGTCGGACATTTGTCGGAAGGGGTGGGGGCCTGGATGGGAAGGGTATCACAATCATTTATTAACATGGGTTTCACTGCGCCGTTCAGTCAAGGACACACTCTGTGGACGTGTGCGTTCAGTCGTAGCGTAAATATTGATCTGGATGGTACGGCatacaggtgaacttttttcaGTAAGCTAGCCTAGGGGGTCTTTTGTTAGCGGAGGCATATTAGAGAAgatggccaaattttttttatatttgcatcGACCCCCCTGTTAcatgtgtttgtgaacggtccctaaaaagcAAATGGGTCATCTTTCTTGTCACATGATATGGTGAACCCCGGCCCCACGGCCATATTTTCTGAAAATCtaataaagtacatgtacatgtagctcagCCTCAAAATTATGgagatcttttcctttagaccaccctcgctatataggtgaccccggagtgacgtcacaagccgttgacctccgttgacaacaaatccgattcagaagtcaaatttgtagttttctgtggtttgtcccttttcaaatcggccaaaatactaccatttctataacttctcgacatggggcctccagccaacaacaaaaataaagactctcctttacatgttcatgtgttcagcttcacataaaatgcaattttcgccaagtatttaacccttattttaccgaaatcggcccgAAATATGCttgattcgaggtcaaaacaaaatgtcaacaaactgAATCAGCCTCTGttacaagtcttcaactagtcgcactgctccacggtctattgtgggttgaaaagcgtaagtgtaggcactgtagcgtcatgtaaaataagttcccggatggccggggtcacctatagggactaaattattacttgtgCATCAATTCAAGtttcaaggtttacttttgcatcaaggttaaacagttgccaaacactttgaagtcaaggtttataAAAGGCTACCCggtattgaaacttgatgttctTCTTCTTCCgtattagtgcctccctcatatgtattcATGAGTATTATcgtactgcgtacagacaagctgtacttatttttactctggaacctagagtagatgagtgtatttttgaagtacagtcaacagtgcCGGGATGACCCCCTGCTCTTTACGAATGGCCTTTGACGTTCTTTAatgtgcacactacattaatgtgagaaaatatgcatgtacacgggacctgagactattatacctgaaacaagtagagtgaagtgccttgctcaaggacacaaagagccagccaagCTCAGGCGGACCTACATGTAGgtttgagtttagcgtcccatttttcaGCTCCTAATGaggcaactttttcattattcattattttcaaggtttcattatcagcggccttttaccaatgtgcgcttttgttcattctaattgggtatcgccagtcgcaaCTAAATGtattcttcactccaatttgtactaacctctctgtataatgggcaattccacggtaactcgtgctacactttatggcatccttttacatactttgtgctccagcttttaaattgatttgattggaatctgtattttttgtattttaatacccaacattcaaggctagatcctcatagtgttgctaattcaggatatcaacttttgtatgtatgggacagctgtaaaaATTGGTAACTCGTGCtgcgagcagaggacatgcttaaaaatcactcatttttattttgatggtgtgctaaaacaaaaaacactaaagccttattgattatatgataagtaattgctataataaggtttgttttggtataccttaaaaagttgtgcccctcatagttttacattgactggcaaaaacatggtaactcgtactacggtaactcgtgctacagtttgtccggccatttaaaaaatggttttgttcatctaaatgtcatttttttttgataacaattcctcaacaactggtgtaatgatcaaataactcaatctatgtacaaataaccccccaaataacccatctatgtacaaataacactattcagtgtatgtaccagcatacaatgtaccacacacattacatacaaacatcccagcgttacatacgccttgcttgatcctgtttggatattttattctagggcttaaattttaacagttaaattgaacagtcaacaattgataaaacttttacttccatgttatttgactctaaattccctcacaaatcttgtaatgttcatggttatttgctctgtaagttttaaaaattgctttctgagttatagaatgtttggtcatcttttggttgagaccatttcctgcttggtgcaaatactctagtttgcccgatttcaatcacttcactaagctggaaaatgagcctcattacactcaccaacaaaccaatttccaatacaaatctcagaactataccaatctcagtatcaacaatgtcactgtggctgttaatctcaggatttccagtatctattttgtttgttttatttcttcttttgcctcggttactcattcagtggatgttttaaggtatcctctgttcttccatgaggcccatattaattgattggttcttaggctagatcctaggggtggagggctaaaattttggttgcatcattttgaccaggtattgatagtgggatatatgctaaatagcatgttttttagagagactgtacaatgtaaagtctttgagcttaagaaaaggactttattggtgtgtgcaaaaatttggtataaataaatttacactattttggcacatgatcggggtggaaactggctccttgaatcttatctctatctttgccttccatatttttactttaattttcctgcgacaggaggtcacttttctctttaattgttggcccccacacatgtgtggttgcc
Above is a window of Amphiura filiformis chromosome 7, Afil_fr2py, whole genome shotgun sequence DNA encoding:
- the LOC140157515 gene encoding uncharacterized protein, which translates into the protein MERACCEGTWSIRRKIFKEVADTKKSSKNWPPDIDSSLLNISVPALVSLNSRSRENLYSENEEKSSQSKRDKRPEMSVSSLHNKETWVPHRRKLGRPKKRVIKEEMPSDTLPLPIKRKRGRPKKIEYKDYDDVNVNPEYVPEGQRHIPPKKPIHYKPAKVYACSQENCGIMFNKWKECKAHERNVHGNEMFRCNIQGCRKMFKTTYWRDQHQSTHEAQIKRRKEGYKCGYEGCERTFITQNKMHRHQRTHTAEKAIHYCPICSMKFISRKRVNKHIKTHNERTHLCDECDKAFKTQKALDRHKRLHTGQGLLVCQFCGKKVSGKCSLDRHERLHTGEKPYKCEFCDKGFVSSGSLQRHKQEHTGYQFVCAQCGHKFRCKSNLLEHERSHTGATPYHCKQCGKYFRWAGNLRMHKQRLHSDKSFICKVCSKAFSTAQNLANHKVVHTGERNYECKYCHKRFGTSCTRSRHVRQVHLGMKRGHQGKGKKVGDEVKRSQQVKQNRENPKNVVTSTDMKAESEPHGSSGRRVQVPETFVGGLPLMMVPLRPDHSRHTGTQPHHQAHGDPSRSDFYSMVDSFIQFSKEH